A window of candidate division KSB1 bacterium contains these coding sequences:
- a CDS encoding sulfatase-like hydrolase/transferase, with product MHRRQFLKMSSAAAVSTLLLSQCATTQRPNIVFIMVDDFGYESLSCNGSISYQTPHIDQLAETGVRFEHAHSTPLCTPTRVQVMTGQYNFRNYTEFGSLPPGEFTFGHLFQQAGYKTCVAGKWQRRRQNRGHKISGRGNIAKRCGF from the coding sequence ATGCATCGAAGACAATTTTTAAAAATGAGCAGCGCAGCTGCTGTATCAACACTGCTGCTCTCACAATGTGCAACTACTCAACGCCCCAATATTGTTTTTATCATGGTGGATGATTTTGGATACGAATCCCTGAGCTGCAATGGCAGTATATCTTATCAAACTCCACATATTGATCAACTTGCAGAAACCGGGGTGCGCTTTGAACATGCTCATTCGACACCGCTATGCACCCCGACGCGGGTGCAGGTGATGACGGGACAGTACAATTTCCGCAATTATACGGAATTCGGTTCGCTGCCGCCGGGAGAATTCACATTCGGTCACCTGTTTCAGCAGGCCGGATACAAAACCTGTGTTGCCGGCAAATGGCAGCGTCGCCGGCAAAATAGAGGACACAAAATATCGGGGAGAGGGAACATTGCCAAAAGATGCGGGTTTTGA
- a CDS encoding GH92 family glycosyl hydrolase yields the protein MNHHSSLHYTFILCIAILYILGMNPLSAKDPVDLVDPFVDSANSRWFFFSSACRPFGMVNLSPDNLVEGAWGSGYRYNVDHIKGFSHIHAWQLAGISVLPVVGDVDPRQGPQVYGSSFAHEREKATPGYHLVHLSDYNIKAELTSTTRVGMHRYTFPKDKPAKVILNLGRQLGPAEMIDGQAIRISDTELEGYTVNGPTIRRPKSCPVYFVMQFNQPIKSLDAWQRDTWYTNIQDVSGDSCGALVQFGILNKPLLVKVGISYVSIEQARLNLNSELPHWDFDQVRQESRDEWNRWLSKIEIQGSSHKQQTRFYTDLWHALQGRRIISDVNGKYSDMTGPEQRIRQIPLDENGEPKFNHYNSDSFWGAQWTLNTLWHLVYPRVTEEFCNSMLMMYKDGGLIPRGPSGGNYTYVMTGASSTPFFVSAWMKGIRGFDIKTAYEGLRKNHLPGGLMSKVGYEHDTFIGGGIEDYIEKGYVPYPLNEQRWGFHQDGAGQTLEYAYQDWTLSQLAAELGKEDDAALFQKRAEHYKHLYDPYTDWMRPKNRDGSWLIPFDPLQYDDGWVEATAAQFTYFVPHDVKGLIKLMDTREAFTDKLNTAFEKDTQHNFVSVKTRDKEETTRNRRRYINYGNQPSMQLAFLFNYSGAPWLTQYWSRQVIDRVYSDVTPQKGYSGDEDQGLMGALNVLMKIGLFEMRGGAAREPVYEIGSPIFDQITIHLDERYYPGKTFVIRTKNNSRENLYIQSAELNDQSLNKPWFYHKDLVKGGELELTLGAEPNTNWGSGLDNAPPSMSDETEQ from the coding sequence ATGAATCACCATTCTAGTCTACACTATACCTTTATTTTGTGTATAGCAATTCTGTATATTTTGGGCATGAACCCTTTATCGGCAAAAGACCCGGTCGATCTGGTTGATCCGTTTGTGGATTCAGCCAATTCCCGCTGGTTCTTTTTCTCATCCGCCTGCCGCCCCTTTGGCATGGTCAATCTCAGCCCGGATAATCTGGTTGAGGGCGCCTGGGGTAGCGGATATCGGTATAATGTCGACCATATTAAAGGATTCAGTCATATCCATGCGTGGCAGCTGGCAGGAATTTCCGTACTACCGGTTGTGGGCGATGTAGACCCGCGTCAGGGACCGCAAGTCTATGGTTCATCCTTTGCACATGAGCGGGAGAAAGCGACGCCGGGTTATCATCTGGTGCATCTGTCCGATTACAATATCAAAGCGGAATTGACATCAACAACCCGTGTGGGAATGCATCGTTATACCTTTCCAAAGGACAAACCGGCCAAAGTCATCCTCAATCTCGGCCGCCAGCTGGGTCCGGCAGAAATGATTGACGGCCAGGCTATCAGGATCAGTGACACAGAACTGGAAGGATATACCGTCAATGGTCCAACCATACGCCGTCCCAAATCCTGTCCTGTTTATTTTGTCATGCAGTTCAATCAACCGATAAAATCCCTGGACGCCTGGCAGCGTGACACGTGGTATACAAATATACAGGATGTATCAGGCGACAGCTGCGGAGCTTTGGTTCAATTTGGAATTCTGAACAAACCCCTGTTGGTCAAGGTCGGCATTTCTTATGTCAGTATCGAACAGGCGCGTTTGAATCTGAATAGTGAACTGCCGCACTGGGACTTTGACCAGGTAAGGCAGGAATCGCGTGATGAATGGAACCGCTGGCTGAGCAAAATCGAGATTCAAGGCAGCAGCCACAAACAGCAAACGCGATTTTACACCGATCTCTGGCATGCCCTGCAGGGCCGGCGCATCATCAGCGACGTGAACGGCAAATACAGTGACATGACCGGACCGGAACAAAGAATCCGCCAGATCCCGCTGGATGAGAACGGCGAGCCGAAATTCAATCATTACAATTCGGATTCATTCTGGGGCGCTCAATGGACTCTGAATACATTATGGCATCTGGTTTATCCTCGCGTAACGGAAGAATTTTGCAATTCCATGCTCATGATGTACAAAGACGGCGGATTGATACCGCGCGGTCCTTCCGGCGGCAATTACACCTATGTGATGACCGGCGCCTCGTCCACCCCGTTTTTTGTCAGCGCCTGGATGAAAGGGATCCGCGGCTTTGACATCAAAACCGCCTATGAAGGATTGCGTAAAAACCATTTACCGGGCGGCTTGATGAGCAAAGTCGGTTATGAACATGATACATTTATCGGCGGTGGTATAGAGGACTATATCGAAAAAGGCTATGTCCCCTATCCCCTAAATGAACAGCGCTGGGGATTTCACCAGGACGGCGCCGGACAGACACTGGAATATGCCTATCAGGACTGGACCCTGTCACAATTGGCAGCCGAGCTGGGTAAAGAGGATGATGCAGCCCTGTTTCAAAAACGGGCGGAACATTATAAACATCTATACGATCCTTATACCGACTGGATGCGGCCGAAAAACCGGGACGGCTCCTGGCTGATTCCGTTCGATCCGTTACAATATGATGACGGCTGGGTTGAAGCCACGGCCGCACAATTCACGTATTTTGTGCCGCATGATGTCAAAGGCCTGATTAAACTGATGGATACCCGGGAAGCGTTTACGGACAAACTCAATACCGCCTTTGAAAAAGACACACAGCATAATTTTGTATCCGTTAAAACCCGCGATAAAGAAGAAACAACAAGGAACCGACGACGCTATATCAATTACGGCAATCAGCCGTCCATGCAGCTGGCCTTTCTTTTCAATTATTCCGGGGCTCCGTGGCTGACGCAGTACTGGTCCCGGCAGGTCATTGACCGCGTGTACAGTGATGTAACACCGCAAAAGGGGTACAGCGGTGATGAGGATCAGGGATTGATGGGAGCATTAAATGTGTTGATGAAAATCGGTTTGTTTGAAATGCGCGGCGGCGCGGCACGTGAGCCGGTTTATGAAATCGGCAGCCCCATCTTTGACCAAATCACCATCCATCTTGATGAACGCTATTATCCGGGAAAAACATTTGTGATAAGAACAAAAAATAACAGCAGAGAAAACCTGTACATTCAATCCGCAGAATTGAACGACCAGTCCCTGAACAAACCCTGGTTTTATCATAAAGATCTGGTCAAGGGCGGTGAATTGGAATTAACCCTGGGAGCCGAGCCCAATACAAACTGGGGCAGCGGTCTTGACAACGCACCGCCGTCCATGTCAGATGAAACAGAACAGTAA
- a CDS encoding sulfatase-like hydrolase/transferase, whose amino-acid sequence MHASLDIPPYYYIQDNKVVQAPTDSIAAHYTEGVTPIQGEFWRAGKIAPDFKHEEVLPKFTQKSIEFLHKQKKDRPFFLYLALAAPHTPWLPSESFQGQSRAGMYGDFTAQVDDNVGKVLKAIDDLGLTDNTLVFFVSDNGPVWYKQDEKKYDHQSTSFLRGMKADDFEGGHRMPFIARWPGHIPAGKTTDEVICFTDMLATFAAVAGDTLPPDAGEDSYNILPVLLDKSYPKPLREATVIGKDVIIKGQWKLIIGSGYGGISTRYSPELQAKSKREENSGKLFNIVNDPSETRNLYDEYPDIVKQMKQLLQTYKQQGKSVTR is encoded by the coding sequence ATGCACGCTTCACTGGACATTCCGCCTTATTATTATATTCAGGACAACAAAGTGGTGCAGGCACCCACGGACAGCATTGCTGCCCATTATACAGAAGGCGTTACCCCGATCCAGGGTGAATTCTGGCGGGCCGGCAAAATCGCCCCTGATTTCAAGCATGAGGAAGTGTTGCCGAAATTCACACAAAAATCCATCGAGTTTTTGCATAAACAGAAAAAAGACCGGCCGTTTTTCCTGTATCTGGCTTTAGCAGCTCCGCATACGCCCTGGCTGCCTTCCGAATCGTTCCAGGGACAGAGCAGGGCGGGAATGTACGGCGATTTTACCGCACAGGTGGATGATAACGTGGGCAAAGTGCTCAAGGCCATCGATGACCTTGGATTGACTGACAATACGCTGGTATTTTTTGTCAGCGACAACGGTCCGGTTTGGTACAAACAGGACGAAAAAAAGTACGATCACCAATCAACGTCTTTTTTACGCGGCATGAAAGCGGATGATTTTGAAGGAGGACACCGCATGCCGTTCATCGCCCGCTGGCCCGGACATATCCCGGCTGGAAAGACGACGGATGAAGTCATCTGTTTTACGGATATGCTGGCTACGTTCGCTGCTGTTGCCGGTGATACCCTGCCCCCGGATGCCGGTGAGGACAGCTATAATATTCTTCCGGTGCTGTTGGACAAGAGTTATCCAAAGCCCCTGCGCGAGGCGACTGTCATCGGCAAAGATGTTATCATCAAGGGACAATGGAAACTCATCATTGGTTCCGGTTACGGCGGCATTTCAACACGCTACTCGCCTGAACTGCAGGCCAAAAGCAAACGCGAAGAAAACAGCGGTAAACTGTTCAATATTGTAAATGATCCGTCCGAAACCCGGAATTTGTATGATGAATACCCGGATATTGTCAAACAAATGAAACAACTTTTGCAAACCTACAAGCAACAAGGAAAAAGTGTAACCCGATAG
- a CDS encoding sulfatase-like hydrolase/transferase yields MPKDAGFDEHCLWQVQHKGSRYWDPTIIENGVLHEKLQGEFGPDVFTDYITDFITRHQSDPFFVYYPMALTHNPFVPTPQQNPTDTEKNSDDPSHFKYFVEYTDSLVGRIVETLDRLNLRENTLIVFTGDNGTKNTVTSRMPDKSIRGDKGNPTVYGTHVPLVINWHNVIAPNQVNENLIDFTDFFVTFAEAAGIEPPADLPLDGLSFLPQLLGKPCETREWVFCHYEPRWSRWKPARFVHNKTWKLYGDGRIFNIKNDPLEENHKNYEDLDTATKRTIDTFKNVLKTMKGAK; encoded by the coding sequence TTGCCAAAAGATGCGGGTTTTGACGAACACTGTCTCTGGCAGGTTCAACACAAAGGATCGCGCTATTGGGATCCAACGATCATCGAAAACGGGGTATTGCACGAGAAGCTCCAGGGAGAGTTCGGTCCGGATGTGTTTACAGACTATATTACGGATTTCATCACACGACATCAATCCGATCCGTTTTTCGTCTATTATCCCATGGCATTGACCCATAATCCATTCGTACCCACGCCGCAGCAGAATCCGACCGATACGGAAAAGAATTCGGACGATCCCTCTCATTTTAAATATTTCGTCGAATACACCGATAGTCTGGTCGGACGTATTGTCGAAACATTGGATCGCTTAAACCTGCGGGAAAACACCCTGATTGTGTTCACCGGTGACAATGGCACCAAAAACACCGTGACGAGCCGTATGCCGGACAAGAGCATACGCGGCGATAAAGGCAATCCAACCGTCTATGGCACGCATGTACCTCTGGTTATAAACTGGCACAACGTGATCGCTCCGAATCAAGTCAATGAAAATCTGATTGATTTTACTGATTTTTTCGTGACCTTTGCCGAAGCAGCGGGTATTGAGCCGCCTGCGGATTTGCCGCTGGACGGCCTGAGTTTTCTGCCACAGCTTTTGGGAAAACCCTGTGAAACCCGGGAGTGGGTGTTCTGCCATTATGAACCCCGCTGGTCGCGATGGAAACCGGCTAGATTCGTACACAACAAAACGTGGAAGCTTTACGGCGACGGTCGGATATTTAATATCAAAAATGATCCTCTCGAAGAAAACCACAAGAATTATGAGGATCTGGATACAGCGACAAAACGAACCATCGATACATTCAAAAACGTCCTGAAAACTATGAAAGGAGCAAAATGA
- a CDS encoding sulfatase-like hydrolase/transferase: MKRVDRREFIKKAGLFSASLLAVGCTKKQSVKQPNIVFIMADDMGYGDPGCYNPDSKIPTPHIDRLAEQGIKFTRAHSPASLCIPARYGLLTGRYPFRSEKEIQGYSPPALIEPGRMTLASILKKNDYRTACIGKWHLGFENIENFNYDEPLNGGPYDLGFDEFFRHARFTGHSALLLYSGQQSGAGTHGQHCCPLYRRRYPDPG, translated from the coding sequence ATGAAACGAGTTGACAGACGTGAATTTATTAAAAAAGCCGGTCTTTTCAGCGCATCTCTGCTGGCAGTCGGATGCACAAAAAAACAATCGGTCAAACAACCGAATATCGTTTTTATCATGGCGGATGATATGGGCTATGGTGATCCCGGATGTTATAATCCCGATTCAAAAATCCCCACACCTCACATTGACCGTCTGGCTGAACAGGGTATCAAATTCACCCGGGCGCATTCACCGGCATCGTTGTGCATTCCGGCACGCTATGGACTGCTCACCGGACGATATCCGTTTCGATCGGAAAAGGAAATTCAAGGCTACAGTCCTCCTGCGCTCATAGAACCGGGCCGAATGACCCTTGCATCCATACTCAAGAAAAACGACTATCGCACTGCCTGCATCGGCAAATGGCATCTCGGATTTGAAAACATTGAGAATTTCAATTATGATGAACCGTTGAACGGCGGCCCCTACGACCTTGGATTTGACGAATTTTTTCGGCATGCACGCTTCACTGGACATTCCGCCTTATTATTATATTCAGGACAACAAAGTGGTGCAGGCACCCACGGACAGCATTGCTGCCCATTATACAGAAGGCGTTACCCCGATCCAGGGTGA
- a CDS encoding arylsulfatase, whose translation MSKTYNRRTFLKQAAKGTIAATALTLNRSIANDKNAEDRPNILFILVDDMGWSDLSCYGSEIKTPHIDKLAEGGLRFTQAYNTAKCFPSRACLLTGVYAQQCGMDETHAEIKNAVTLGEVLKTAGYRTLASGKHHGDENLYNRGFDHYYGLRDGCCNFWNPGEKRPGEPEPARKRVRHWCDDERHYYPYTPDDNNFYTTDAFTDKALTWLEEPETQEKPFFLYLSYTAPHYPLHAWPEDIEKYEGVYDSGYQAIQKARYQRQIDMNLIDPQKTPLPDSPFPKLWNEVKGLERQKEIKRMQIYAAMMDRVDQNIGRMLDKLDKQGKLLNTLVIFASDNGACAEELNIPGVSKDINDFGTVGSYESVGQDWAIVQNTPLRFWKTYTHEGGICTPLIAHWPGHIRKGGFYREPVHFIDIMPTLVEITGAKYPDTFKGTRITPMQGSSLKPAFQNCPLDREKPLYWKWKQGGGMREGDTKAVFYNKEWELYHIESDRNETIDLAQMRPDELKEMKKRWRRWYKSVKDSVTSMP comes from the coding sequence ATGTCAAAGACATACAACCGGCGAACATTTCTGAAACAAGCCGCCAAAGGAACAATTGCAGCCACGGCATTGACTCTAAATCGTTCGATAGCCAATGATAAAAACGCTGAGGATCGTCCGAATATTCTATTCATTCTCGTCGATGATATGGGCTGGTCGGATTTGAGCTGTTACGGCAGTGAAATCAAAACACCCCATATCGACAAGCTTGCAGAAGGCGGCCTACGTTTCACGCAGGCATACAATACGGCCAAATGTTTTCCTTCGCGTGCTTGTCTGCTCACCGGTGTTTACGCCCAGCAATGCGGTATGGATGAAACGCATGCCGAGATCAAAAATGCGGTTACCCTGGGAGAGGTTTTGAAAACTGCCGGATACAGGACCCTGGCTTCCGGCAAACATCATGGTGATGAGAATTTGTACAACAGAGGATTTGATCATTATTACGGACTGCGTGACGGCTGCTGCAATTTCTGGAATCCGGGTGAAAAACGTCCCGGAGAACCTGAACCCGCTCGGAAAAGAGTCCGGCACTGGTGTGATGATGAAAGACACTATTACCCCTATACTCCCGATGACAATAATTTTTACACGACCGATGCATTCACGGACAAAGCCCTAACCTGGCTGGAGGAACCTGAAACGCAGGAAAAACCATTCTTTTTATATCTCTCATACACAGCGCCGCATTATCCGCTGCATGCATGGCCCGAGGATATTGAAAAATACGAGGGTGTTTATGATTCCGGTTACCAGGCCATTCAAAAGGCACGCTATCAACGCCAGATCGACATGAACCTGATTGATCCGCAGAAAACTCCGCTGCCTGATTCACCATTTCCCAAATTATGGAATGAGGTAAAGGGACTGGAGCGTCAAAAGGAAATAAAGCGCATGCAGATTTACGCGGCGATGATGGACCGGGTTGATCAAAACATCGGTCGTATGCTTGACAAACTTGACAAACAGGGCAAACTTCTGAATACACTGGTTATCTTTGCTTCCGATAACGGCGCCTGTGCTGAAGAGCTGAATATTCCCGGAGTATCAAAAGACATTAACGATTTTGGAACAGTAGGCAGTTACGAATCCGTCGGACAGGACTGGGCCATAGTGCAGAATACTCCCTTGCGATTCTGGAAAACTTACACACATGAAGGCGGCATCTGCACACCGTTGATCGCCCACTGGCCGGGTCACATCAGAAAAGGCGGATTTTACAGGGAACCCGTGCATTTTATCGATATAATGCCAACACTGGTCGAAATAACCGGAGCAAAGTATCCTGATACCTTTAAAGGAACCAGGATCACTCCCATGCAGGGTTCAAGCCTGAAACCCGCCTTTCAAAATTGTCCCCTTGATCGAGAAAAACCGCTGTACTGGAAATGGAAACAAGGCGGTGGCATGCGTGAGGGAGATACCAAAGCCGTTTTTTATAACAAAGAATGGGAACTCTATCATATTGAATCGGATCGAAATGAAACAATCGATCTGGCTCAAATGCGACCCGATGAGCTCAAAGAGATGAAGAAACGTTGGCGGAGATGGTACAAATCTGTCAAAGACAGTGTCACATCCATGCCGTGA
- a CDS encoding sulfatase translates to MNTRRQFLKNMTGAAAAFIAAPSLLSKSGKQSPNFIFILTDDQGWTGTSARMHPIRPDAVSDYYMTPNIKKLAQQGMRFSNGYSPSALCCPTRRSLQFGHTPVRQGDDERFAKNYPPGNDRLTIPRLLKSIDSRYRAAHFGKWDHRTELVPQDIGYDDSDGNTRNTHGSIGSPYTKETKWKKWVQYWTLNDPKRIDTITTRANDFMERQVRENRPFYLQLSHYAVHVAMQCKEETLIKNADRPLGNRHRNIPFAAMTEDLDTGVGHLLKKVEELGITDNTYIIYMADNGAVGWFPPTAVNKLSHHDDVNVPSENFPLRSGKWTLFEGGIRVPFIVKGPGIAQGSFSSEPVVGYDILPTIAELAGYRKKLPDDLDGVSFKSLLDNKGKGELERTHGLVFHRFADYYLHTAIRDGRYKLIKFWNMKGHYQDTPFWKKGKRVLLFDLDNDLSENQDLSDSMPEKTRELEEKLMNYLQSVDAEVLKKFG, encoded by the coding sequence ATGAATACAAGACGTCAATTCCTGAAAAACATGACCGGCGCTGCGGCAGCATTCATCGCAGCTCCATCCCTGCTGTCCAAATCCGGCAAACAGTCCCCGAATTTTATCTTTATTTTAACAGACGATCAGGGCTGGACCGGAACCTCTGCGCGCATGCATCCGATACGCCCGGATGCGGTCAGTGATTATTATATGACCCCCAATATCAAAAAACTGGCTCAACAGGGCATGCGTTTTTCCAATGGCTATAGTCCTTCCGCCTTGTGCTGCCCCACCCGCCGCAGTCTGCAGTTCGGACACACACCGGTGCGCCAGGGTGATGACGAGAGGTTTGCCAAAAACTATCCACCGGGAAATGACCGGTTAACCATCCCCCGTCTTTTGAAATCCATTGATTCCCGTTACCGGGCCGCTCATTTCGGCAAATGGGACCACCGCACTGAGCTGGTGCCGCAGGATATCGGCTATGACGACAGCGACGGCAATACCCGCAACACGCACGGCAGTATCGGATCTCCTTATACGAAAGAAACCAAATGGAAAAAATGGGTGCAATACTGGACCCTGAATGATCCCAAACGCATCGACACAATCACCACACGCGCCAATGATTTTATGGAACGCCAGGTGCGGGAAAATCGGCCCTTTTATCTGCAGCTGTCCCATTATGCGGTGCATGTGGCCATGCAATGCAAAGAAGAAACTCTGATAAAAAATGCGGATCGCCCCCTCGGCAACCGCCACCGCAATATCCCGTTTGCCGCCATGACCGAAGATCTGGATACGGGCGTCGGTCATCTCCTGAAAAAAGTGGAAGAACTGGGCATTACCGACAATACCTATATCATCTATATGGCCGATAACGGTGCTGTAGGCTGGTTTCCGCCCACAGCTGTCAACAAACTGTCGCATCATGACGATGTCAATGTGCCCAGTGAAAATTTCCCCTTGCGCAGCGGCAAATGGACATTGTTTGAAGGCGGCATCCGGGTGCCGTTCATTGTCAAAGGTCCCGGCATTGCACAAGGCTCTTTCAGCAGCGAACCGGTGGTAGGATATGATATTCTGCCGACCATCGCTGAGCTGGCCGGATATCGAAAAAAACTGCCGGATGATCTGGACGGTGTTTCCTTTAAATCATTGCTGGATAACAAAGGCAAGGGCGAACTGGAACGTACCCATGGCCTGGTGTTTCACCGTTTTGCGGATTATTATTTGCATACCGCCATCCGGGACGGCCGCTACAAGTTGATTAAATTTTGGAACATGAAGGGACATTACCAGGATACGCCCTTTTGGAAAAAGGGAAAACGGGTTCTGTTATTTGATTTGGACAATGATCTGAGTGAAAACCAGGACCTGTCCGATTCCATGCCGGAAAAAACCCGCGAGCTTGAAGAAAAATTAATGAATTATTTACAATCGGTAGATGCCGAGGTGTTGAAAAAATTTGGATGA